gtcaaataaataaataaaactttttttttttttttttgtcagagtgagcacaggcagacagagtggcaaacaggcagaaagagaagcaggcttcctgctgagcaaggagcccagtgcggaacttgatcccaggatactgggatcatgacctgagccgaaagcaagccgctttaccaactgagtcaccgaggcgtcccaataaataaatctttttttttaataagaaaagtatATCTCAAATATTGTATGGGACTCATTCTTGGAAACGCCGATTCCATGTTTATCTGCGATACTAATTTAATTGagtgtttattattgttatttgctAAAATTGGCCACCCTTATTGGATGGGGCCCTTCGAATTTTAGAGGACTGTAGCACTTCTTCTGGGCATCTAGCCCCCAGACAGGAGGACAGGAGCCGCATTACCAGGACAAGAACCATCACTGTGCATATCCACACACATTTTGGGACCTCTATCAACCTTCAAACAGAGAAACGAAGAGCGTACATTTACTTTTTGAGGCACAATGCCATCTCTCTAAAGATCTAAAAGACACAGGTAACACTGGGTGCCTGGGGAAAAGGGGCCGGGTTGCCAGGAGTAAGAGGTGGGAGGAAAAGGCGTCCCTGCGCAGTCTACTATGCACAGTGTGACTTTGAACCAAAGGTATTGCTCGTTAGAAAGTTTCCACTAAGGTAGTGAAAGAGGTTAGAAATCCATTATCAAACAGCAACACAATACGCCAGGGAACAGGACGTCTGATTTCTGGTCCCGCATGGTAGGGTGCACGAACTCTCTCTGCGAGACACCCGGGCTTTCCAGAGAAAGGGACCCTAGTAAGGCCGGTGCTGCTGGATCTGCTCGGCTCCGAGCTCCGCAGGGCACCGGGCACAGAAGCACCCGAGGCTGGAGAACGAGGTGCGAGCAAACCCACGGGATCTGCTGACCCCGTGCTGGTTTGAAACCCTCAGTTCCACGTGGCCGTAAGGACGCATGTGCTCATCAGCATATCTGTTCTGGGTTTTGCTCAGGAAGTCCAGCCCCTGTTGAATAAGTCAAGAGCCAGGTAGAAAGCAGAGCGGGTGGATGGACACAAACCGAGGTTGCTGGTCGAACCAGAGGAGCACCGGGTCACACCGCGGTGCAGtgaatctggaaaacagtgtCTGAACTGCCTGGAAAGGCGCGCCCCGATTGTGTTGCCCCTTTAACGTTTAAAGGAACTTGGGGTTCTGACCCACCTGCCAGAGCCTGACTCATGGAATGTCTCCCACCCTCAGCCAGGGCAGTggccctccgcccctcccccgccacagAATGTCATGAGGTCATGCATTCTCACCCTGTTTAGATTCAAACTTTCCCAGCCTTGGCTTGGGTCTTGAGTGTCTCTCCTGCAGCAGCTCACCGTGTGGGGCCCAGACCTGACTTTTGTCACTGTGGAGGCTGCCAGGCGGCAGCGTCCTCTGCCTGTGCGGATGGCTTTCCAAGGAGGTgagcctttggcttgggttggaCGTGTCAGGGGCCAGGCCACCCCTGAAGTCCTTGGGATTCAAATGTGACGCCggccaggggcacttgggtggggtTAGATAGAGGAAGAGAGCGCACTGGACCCCCAGGGACCGCTGGCCGGGGGGCTGAGAGGCTGGGAGTCTGCAGAAACCTGCAAGGACCTTGGGCAGGGGCTCCTTGGAGGTGGGTCGGGCCCTGTCGGGGGAAACGCCCTGTGTGTGGGGAGAAAGGATGGCGGAGTCTCGCCGATTCTCTCCGGGGGCACACGCCTCCTTGGGCACGATGCAGGGAGAGGTGGGAGTGTGTCATGACGGCGGCACAGGCCGGCCTTAGCCAGAACGACGTTCCATGGCACTGTGTGCAGCCCAGTGTGCAATGGCTTGTCCTGCCCGAGACCTGGGCCGGTGGTCACTCTGACCCCACGTGCCCCAGGCCACATAGGCCTTGTCTTGGATTCGGCAGGGTCGGGGCACCAGGTGGCCTCAAGGGAGGGCTCGGGTTCTTCAGCTGCTCTGGGTGCTCCCCTCTTGAGGAAACAGTTGCTACCTGCTTCCTCTTGTCCTGTGTTCTGGGCTGCTGACCCAGGCTGGCCCTGTGTCCGGGGTGTGTGAATGGTTCTGAGACGGGCTTACCGCAGGGTTTGGGGGGAGCTTTCCTGGCAGATCCAGGTCAAGCGTTCTTGTTCGGTTGAGCTGGGccggggaggagagggtgggacTCGCTGGGAGTGTCGGGAACGGGAAGGCTGGCGGGAGAGGGGCCCGAACGGTTCAGACGCTGTCTGTTCACAGGGGCCCTACAGGTGCCTAGGATGGACCCTGCAGAAGGTCTCCAGCAGCCAGGGAGGCTGCTGAGGCCATTTCCCACAGGTCAGGGGTCCAGCCAGGCCCGAGTCTTGGGAGGCCGCCCGTGAGGCTGGACAGTCGTGTGTGGGGGTCCGTGGTGCTGGCTCAAGGGCCTCTGCTGGGCAGACAGGATGTCGTGCTGGGAGGGGCGGAGGCGGGAGTTCCCTGCGGGAGGCCAGAGCATGGAAATCACTCTGGGACACTGGCAAACTCCACCTTTACTTAGGATGTCCCTCACGCGAAGCCACGGGATTCACGGCTCTGCTCCCGGGGGCTAAGGGGGTCCCGGGTCCTCCCTCCCGGCTGCGGATTCTCTGACCCCATCCGgccctttccttctgtccacaGCATCTGCAGTGCTGGGAGGCCATGCGGCCACGGACCAGGGAGCCTCCCTGTCTGCTTTCATGGCAcggcccttccccccacccactgccggCGCCTCCCACCGGCCACTCTGGGGGCAGCACCCGCCGCCCCTCCTCACCATGCCATTCCCTCCTGGTGGCCCCCTGGTGCTGCCAGCTTTCTCCAGGACTCCGCTGGTGGCAGGAGAAGCTGGCCTTGGCCCCAATGGGACTGGGACCTGCAATGTCACTGTGCAGGTCAGGTCAGAACAGGGGTGCTCCGTGACCCCCCAGACTCAGACCATCGTCCTCACTCCGGCCCCCCTCAGCTGGAATGCTCCAGGGGCCCTCGGTGGGGGTGCTGCGTGTCCCGCACCCATCTTCGTGACAGCCTCTGCGGTGGAGACCAGCATGCCTGCCTCGGCCCGTGGGGGCTCCCAGGCCGGCAAGGGAGGCTTGGCCCCAAGCCTTCCACCTCCGGCTCAGCCCCCAGTCACGCAGCTGACCACCGTCGTGCCCCCAGTCAACGCCAGGCCACAGCCTCACGGAGCTTCCAGGAGCCGGACCACGGCCTCGCCCCAGGACTCCTGTAACCCCAAGAGTGTTTATGAGAACTTCCGGCGCTGGCAGCGCTTCAAGTCGCTGGCCCGGAGGCACCTCCCGCAGAGCCCCGACGCAGAagctctctcctgctttctcatgTGAGTGGCCTCGGCTCTCCCGCAGCCCTCACGCAGGCCCACCTTGGGGCGCGCACACAGGGCGCTGTTCTAGAGCCCCTGGGAGGAAGGTCTGCGGCCGGGTCCCTGCTCTAGGAAGGCACGTTCTGGTCTAGGACACATTTCAGTCACGCATCTCAACTAACACtggggcggggtgtgtgtgtgtgggggggggggttgtccaGCCAACCTGTACCTTGCAGAGATATCACGGTGACAGTCGCTGGGGACTCACAGAGAGTGTCCGGGTGTCAGAGGAGCGGCTATGGTTTGGGTGCTGCACTCTCTGTCACCCTGTCTCCATGCAACACGGGCCTGGGGCATCTCACGGCCAGGGGACCAGCCCAGCAGAGGTCCTGTGCGGGCCCCCCCCTCGCTGTCCCAGAGGATCCCTCAGAacgggaggggagggagcagaggtggTGTAGGGGTGAGTGTGGGGGATCCTTCCTGCGGAGCTCTGACCTGGAAGGCCTGGCCTTGGCATCTGTGGTCCCTCCTGAACACGGGGTGATGGCATTTCCTGCAGAGGCTGGACTCATTGCTGGGCACCTTGATGTCCGCGAGTATTATTACGAAAGGCAGAGTCCAAAAGGACTGATTTCCCAGGCCACCCCATCCCTGCTCCTGTCAGTGGACAGtcagcctggagcccagggcccagggctggtGTGGTGGGAGGCGGTGACCGTGGTGGTGGTGAAGGTTGATTTGCACACCCCAACACCCCCTGTCAACCTGCCAGCACTCGGTCATGCTGGGTGGGGGACACGGGCTCCAGAGGACCCGGGGAAGGCTGGGGGTCACCGGACTGTAGCCGGCCCCTGACCCCGACACCTTACAGCCCGGTGCTGCGGTCCCTGGCGCGCCTGAAGCCCACGATGACGCTGGAAGAGGGAGTGCGGCGGGCCGTGCAGGAGTGGCAGAGCAAAAGCAACTTTGACCGCTTCATCTACTACGAGATGGCGGGAAAGTGAGTCGGGGTCTCTGGCCCGGGGCTGCTGGGCAAGTGGGCCGGGAGCAGAGTCTGGCTGTGCTGACGCTCGCTTGACCCAGAGGgccgccctccccacctccctggcgGTTCCACCTTCCCTTGCTCTGGACCCACCCCTGGCTCCGCCAGAAGGTCTCAGGACGGGGTTGGGGATCCTGAGGCCTCCTCGCCTGGGGTCGGACTCCCTCCGACTCAACTCCCTGAGGGGGTGGTGGAGGCGATGCGCCGGACAGcccgcctgcttcctccttgttAGCCGGGGCCACGGCTGTCCCTCCAAGGCCCCGCCTCTCCCAGTCCCTCAACCTGCTGCTGGCCCTGCTGGCTCCAGGGCTGGGCCCCCTCCTCAGTGCGGCCTGGGCCTCCTCACCCCCAGGTTCATGGAATTCGAGATGGAGGAGGAGATGCAGATGCGGAAGTTACAGTGGGTGAAGGTGGCCCAGGGCCTGCCTCCCCCAGCGCCCCCGAAGCCTGAACGGCGGGGGCCCCCAACCGCGGAAGCGGGCCCGCAGCCAGGTAAGGCCCCCACATCCCCATGACCGCTGGTAGACCATGGCTGTGGGGGCCGGGGGAAGGCCTCTGTCCCTGGGTCGTGTCTGCTCCCACAAGGGGACATTGGTCCTTTGACCAGAGCCGCCGGGGGTCTCAGCTGCCCTTTGTCAGGAGGGGTATTGACCTGGTGAATTTCTTGACTCCTCGCGCCACGCCTGTCAGAGGACCCCGCACCAAGTCTGCCTGGGAAGTGGACTGTGGGGAGTGGGCTGTGGGGAGACCCCTGGAGGATCGGTGGGTCCCCCCTTGCTCACGTGGCTGGCTGTGAGACGCTCCTCCTCCGGCTCTGCCAGTCCCACGGTGCCCATAGCTTCCGGTGGCCCTGACCCAGCCCCCAGGGACATCAGTGTCCCCCTAACACTGCCCTCCCGATGCTCTGCCCGAGCCCCTCAcgcctcctccctccttctcgctctgcctcAGCGTGCGTTCCCAGGAATGCGGGTTCCAGGGCCCAGCCCTCCCGCCTGCAGCCACACCGACCCCCGCGGCGCCGGCAGACCAAGGCGCCCAAGGAGATCCCTCCAGAGGCTGTGAGAGAGTACGTGGACATCatggaggggctgctggggcctGGCCGCTCAGCCCCGGGGGGCCCGGCAGGTGAATGGGGAGAGGACGGAAAGGAGCCACAGCAGGACGAGGCCGCGACCTACCCGGACCCGGGTCTCCTGAGCTACATTGACGAGCTGTGTTCCCAGGAAGACTTCATCACCAAGGTGCGCTGGCCCTCAGCCTGGTGTCTGGAAGATTCCAGGGACTGGCACTCCAACGCCCAGTTCGGGGCTGAGCCCCGGCATTTGGCATTAAGCGCTTTCCTTGTTCCTGGgctgtgtgcgcatgtgtgcgtgCATCCTTGTGTACTTGCCCATGTGTGTGTAGGCATGTGTGTATACTGCTGTTCGCGCAGGCGTGCGTACACACATggacgtgtgtgcacacatgcccaAGCATCGTGtttgtgtgttcgtgtgtgtttgtgcatgtgcatACCCGTGCGTGTGCGTGTAGAGGCGTGTGCGTGTGCATTTGTGCCTTGTGTGGATGTCTTTGTGTATGTCTGCATGTGGTCCTGTGTCCACTCACGTGTGTGTCAGCCTAGGGGTACGTCCTTTGTGTCTCTGAGAGTGCACGTATGTTTTGGGGGTGTTTGTGTGTCTTTGTGCATGTCCAGGTTTTGTCTCTCTGTGTACACAGATGTGTGAATGTCTGTGTGTCTGCACACatgcacgtatgtgtgtgtgagagagagagagagagagagaggccagtgACGGTAACGTGAAAACTTCTCCCACCGTCTGGAGAAGGATGGGT
The DNA window shown above is from Mustela erminea isolate mMusErm1 chromosome 12, mMusErm1.Pri, whole genome shotgun sequence and carries:
- the LOC116570029 gene encoding LOW QUALITY PROTEIN: NUT family member 2G-like (The sequence of the model RefSeq protein was modified relative to this genomic sequence to represent the inferred CDS: substituted 1 base at 1 genomic stop codon); translated protein: MAFQGASAVLGGHAATDQGASLSAFMARPFPPPTAGASHRPLWGQHPPPLLTMPFPPGGPLVLPAFSRTPLVAGEAGLGPNGTGTCNVTVQVRSEQGCSVTPQTQTIVLTPAPLSWNAPGALGGGAACPAPIFVTASAVETSMPASARGGSQAGKGGLAPSLPPPAQPPVTQLTTVVPPVNARPQPHGASRSRTTASPQDSCNPKSVYENFRRWQRFKSLARRHLPQSPDAEALSCFLIPVLRSLARLKPTMTLEEGVRRAVQEWQSKSNFDRFIYYEMAGKFMEFEMEEEMQMRKLQWVKVAQGLPPPAPPKPERRGPPTAEAGPQPGKAPTSPXPLVDHGCGGRGKASVPGSCLLPQGDIGPLTRAAGGLSCPFPQGHQCPPNTALPMLCPSPSRLLPPSRSASACVPRNAGSRAQPSRLQPHRPPRRRQTKAPKEIPPEAVREYVDIMEGLLGPGRSAPGGPAGEWGEDGKEPQQDEAATYPDPGLLSYIDELCSQEDFITKVEAVIHPSFLAELLSSEPQLDLLALAEKLEQEEGLSLAELVEKRLAALNTEEGVQAPPRLCAARSGPSAEHETGPGKGLGVSDKACPADTDGQDLQRHGRAQTHLSGPRAFARSPGRQETPAPRARRVPAPPQGQRCAAPGPGPRDAPLLREAPPARDTRGLVDGSSEDEEELPSLAFLLASQHRLLPWRLSQSPAPASVIPSPGRARGAPSPQRIGLGPATDPATKSRKRALCEGPASVAKMPLPGANLRVSGRPALAVGLVHPSQPAKRRRDSLVTGRRRNRHCSQ